Proteins from a genomic interval of Diaminobutyricimonas aerilata:
- a CDS encoding alpha-N-arabinofuranosidase yields the protein MSPLTAVIDLDLPGPRISRHVYGHFAEHLGRCIYGGFFVGDSDDIPNEGGIRLDVVDALRALQIPNLRWPGGCFADDYHWRDGVGPRESRPRMVNSHWGDVVEDNSFGTHEFLQLCELLGAAPYINGNVGSGTVRETSEWVEYLTRGDDSPMAALRREHGRDEPWSVPFFGIGNEPWGCGGNMTAAQYTHLARQYATYIRDHGETAVTRIAAGANVDDYLWTETLMQALSGLGGTDRRDLFQALSLHYYTYNGSWSDKGDATEFGTDDHYVTMKRALRMRELLSGHAAVMDAYDPERTVGLVVDEWGTWWNVEQGTNPGFLYQQNAMRDALVASVHFDIFHGFAERITMANIAQTVNVLQAVILTDPDSGALVLTPTYHVFAMNVGHHDADRLPLTFKGTVPTLSVEGTDVPLVSASASTKGDTALVSLSNLDADENRTIVLDLRGRDVVGHSATLLNAPTLQSHNTPEHPDAVAPVEHTGVRSHPGGLAVDLPAHSYVTVSLHLR from the coding sequence ATGTCCCCGCTCACCGCCGTCATCGACCTCGATCTGCCCGGGCCACGCATCTCCCGGCACGTCTACGGACACTTCGCCGAACATCTCGGGCGTTGCATCTACGGCGGCTTCTTCGTGGGCGACAGCGACGACATCCCGAACGAGGGCGGCATCCGCCTGGATGTCGTCGACGCGTTGCGAGCACTGCAGATCCCGAATCTGCGGTGGCCCGGCGGATGCTTCGCCGACGACTACCACTGGCGCGACGGCGTCGGCCCGCGGGAGTCGCGGCCGCGCATGGTCAACTCGCACTGGGGCGACGTCGTCGAGGACAACAGCTTCGGCACGCACGAGTTCCTGCAGTTGTGCGAACTCCTCGGTGCGGCTCCCTACATCAACGGCAACGTCGGCTCGGGCACGGTGCGCGAGACGAGCGAGTGGGTCGAGTACCTCACGCGCGGCGACGACTCCCCCATGGCCGCACTGAGGCGCGAGCACGGGCGCGACGAACCGTGGAGCGTGCCGTTCTTCGGCATCGGCAACGAGCCGTGGGGCTGCGGAGGCAACATGACCGCGGCGCAGTACACGCACCTCGCCCGTCAGTACGCGACCTACATCCGCGACCACGGCGAGACGGCGGTCACGAGGATCGCCGCGGGCGCGAACGTCGACGACTACCTCTGGACCGAGACCCTCATGCAGGCCCTCAGCGGACTCGGCGGCACCGACCGGCGCGATCTGTTCCAGGCGCTCTCGCTGCACTACTACACGTACAACGGGTCGTGGAGCGACAAGGGCGACGCGACCGAGTTCGGCACCGACGACCACTACGTGACGATGAAGCGGGCCCTGCGGATGCGGGAGCTGCTCTCCGGTCATGCGGCCGTGATGGACGCCTACGATCCCGAGCGCACGGTCGGGCTCGTGGTGGACGAGTGGGGCACGTGGTGGAACGTCGAGCAGGGCACCAACCCGGGATTCCTGTACCAGCAGAACGCGATGCGCGACGCACTCGTCGCGAGCGTGCACTTCGACATCTTCCACGGATTCGCGGAGCGGATCACGATGGCGAACATCGCCCAGACGGTGAACGTGCTGCAGGCGGTGATCCTGACCGACCCGGACTCCGGGGCGCTCGTGCTCACGCCGACCTATCACGTGTTCGCGATGAACGTGGGCCATCACGATGCGGACCGGCTCCCGTTGACCTTCAAGGGAACGGTGCCCACACTCTCCGTCGAGGGCACCGACGTGCCCCTCGTCTCGGCATCCGCGTCGACGAAGGGCGACACCGCCCTCGTGTCGCTCTCGAACCTCGACGCGGACGAGAACCGCACGATCGTGCTCGACCTGCGTGGCCGCGACGTCGTGGGCCACAGCGCGACCCTGCTGAACGCTCCGACGCTGCAGAGCCACAACACCCCCGAGCACCCAGACGCGGTCGCCCCGGTGGAGCACACCGGCGTGCGGTCGCATCCGGGCGGCCTCGCGGTGGACCTTCCCGCGCACTCGTACGTGACCGTCTCGCTGCACCTCCGCTGA
- a CDS encoding aldo/keto reductase, whose amino-acid sequence MKTFPMPGTELVVPDVVLGLMRIQDKSDEEVRTLVRTARDAGITFLDHADVYGSDLHGCERRFAEALKLTPSEREEYVIQSKAGIVREGPYFDFSYEHIIESVNGSLEALGTDYLDILLLHRPDALVEPEEVARAFDELSAAGKVRAFGVSNHTPRQIDLLRKHVTQPIVANQLQLSITHAPMIAQGVAANMQALDQSIVRDDGIVDYCRLHDITIQAWSPFQAGFFDGPFLGSDRYPELNAVIDRLGQKYDVPAEAIAVAWITRHPARMQVVLGTTTPERVAAAALGSDVELTRAEWYDLFRAAGYTVP is encoded by the coding sequence ATGAAGACCTTCCCCATGCCCGGAACCGAGCTGGTCGTGCCCGATGTGGTGCTCGGACTGATGCGCATCCAGGACAAGTCCGACGAGGAGGTGCGCACGCTCGTGCGCACGGCGCGCGACGCAGGGATCACCTTCCTCGACCACGCCGATGTCTACGGATCGGACCTGCACGGCTGCGAGCGGCGTTTCGCCGAGGCGCTCAAGCTCACCCCGTCGGAGCGGGAGGAGTACGTCATCCAGTCCAAGGCCGGCATCGTGCGCGAAGGACCCTACTTCGACTTCTCGTACGAGCACATCATCGAGTCGGTGAACGGATCCCTCGAGGCGCTCGGCACCGACTACCTCGACATCCTGCTGCTGCACCGTCCCGACGCCCTCGTCGAGCCCGAGGAGGTCGCCCGCGCGTTCGACGAGCTGTCGGCCGCGGGCAAGGTGCGCGCGTTCGGCGTCTCGAACCACACCCCGCGTCAGATCGACCTGCTGCGCAAGCACGTGACCCAGCCGATCGTCGCGAACCAGCTGCAGCTCTCGATCACCCACGCGCCGATGATCGCCCAGGGCGTCGCGGCCAACATGCAGGCACTCGACCAGTCGATCGTGCGTGACGACGGCATCGTCGACTACTGCCGTCTGCACGACATCACGATCCAGGCCTGGTCGCCGTTCCAGGCGGGCTTCTTCGACGGCCCCTTCCTGGGCTCCGACCGCTACCCCGAACTGAACGCCGTCATCGACCGACTGGGCCAGAAGTACGACGTGCCGGCCGAGGCCATCGCGGTGGCGTGGATCACCCGGCATCCCGCTCGCATGCAGGTCGTGCTCGGCACCACGACACCGGAGCGGGTCGCCGCCGCCGCTCTCGGCTCGGACGTCGAGCTCACCCGCGCCGAATGGTACGACCTGTTCCGCGCCGCCGGCTACACCGTGCCGTGA
- a CDS encoding helix-turn-helix transcriptional regulator, whose protein sequence is MSDRNSELADFLRRARSQCDPSRAGLPADGRVRRVPGLRREEVAFLAGVSADYYARLEQGRRILPSKAVIDAIGRALGLDQAGRTHLADLIGTTNVPRRARPVQRVRPGVYQLLDALEAVPVLVLGRRADVLAQNRLGRALFADFDRMPASERNYARWMFLDDDARTLFVDWQDQARAAVENLRLEAGNDPGDRGTAELIADLRAHSPEFDAWWNEHRVYQRTHGSKRLRHPLVGDLTVEYETLTLPGDADTTLFVYSTEPGSPSRRALDMLASWTLTGTPSPGSGGR, encoded by the coding sequence ATGTCAGACAGGAACTCCGAGCTGGCCGACTTCCTGCGGAGGGCGCGCAGCCAGTGCGACCCGTCGCGAGCGGGACTCCCGGCCGACGGTCGAGTGCGTCGCGTGCCGGGTCTGCGTCGGGAAGAGGTAGCGTTCCTGGCCGGGGTCTCGGCCGACTACTACGCCCGGCTTGAGCAGGGTAGGCGGATCCTGCCGTCGAAAGCGGTGATCGACGCCATCGGGCGCGCGCTCGGCCTCGATCAGGCGGGACGCACCCACCTTGCCGACCTCATCGGGACGACGAACGTGCCGCGGCGCGCACGGCCCGTGCAACGCGTGCGGCCGGGGGTGTACCAGCTGCTCGACGCACTCGAAGCGGTACCGGTGCTCGTGCTCGGACGCCGGGCCGACGTGCTCGCCCAGAACCGCCTCGGCAGGGCCCTCTTCGCCGACTTCGACCGGATGCCCGCATCCGAACGGAACTACGCGCGGTGGATGTTCCTCGACGACGACGCGCGGACGCTCTTCGTCGACTGGCAGGATCAGGCCCGCGCCGCGGTCGAGAACCTGCGCCTCGAGGCGGGCAACGATCCGGGCGATCGGGGGACCGCCGAGCTCATCGCCGACCTGCGTGCGCACAGCCCGGAGTTCGACGCGTGGTGGAACGAGCACCGGGTGTACCAGCGCACCCACGGGTCGAAACGGCTGCGCCATCCGCTGGTCGGCGACCTCACGGTCGAATACGAGACGCTCACCCTGCCGGGCGACGCCGACACGACGCTGTTCGTCTACTCGACCGAACCCGGATCACCCTCGCGCCGGGCGCTGGACATGCTCGCGAGCTGGACGCTCACCGGTACTCCATCGCCGGGGTCGGGCGGCCGATAG
- a CDS encoding SDR family NAD(P)-dependent oxidoreductase, with amino-acid sequence MTYPTGRPATWFVTGTSRGLGLELVKQLLERGENVTATTRSSERLFASLEGTDTANLLALTVDLADQAQVSDAVAATTERFGHLDVVVNNAGYGFLAAVEEVSDADARAMFDVQVFGVWNVLRAVLPGLRAARSGHIINVSSIVGLLPFPGWGLYGAGKAALESLTESLAGEVAEHGIAVNLIEPGYMRTDFLRPQSLGLPQETNDAYPAIREMVEQHLRMPGTQLGDPSKAATAIITVATSGDAPLHQLLGSDSVGLAEVRVQALTADIEAARGLAVTTDIPAA; translated from the coding sequence ATGACCTATCCCACCGGTCGCCCCGCCACCTGGTTCGTCACCGGCACCTCGCGAGGCCTCGGTCTCGAACTCGTGAAGCAGCTGCTCGAGCGCGGAGAGAACGTCACCGCGACCACCCGGTCGAGCGAGCGGCTCTTCGCCTCACTCGAGGGCACCGACACCGCGAACCTGCTCGCCCTGACCGTCGACCTCGCCGATCAGGCGCAGGTCTCCGACGCGGTCGCCGCCACCACGGAGCGCTTCGGCCACCTCGACGTGGTGGTCAACAACGCCGGATACGGCTTCCTCGCGGCGGTCGAGGAGGTGTCCGACGCCGACGCCCGCGCGATGTTCGACGTGCAGGTCTTCGGCGTCTGGAACGTGCTGCGCGCCGTGCTCCCCGGTCTCCGCGCGGCGCGCAGCGGCCACATCATCAACGTCTCGTCGATCGTCGGGCTGCTTCCCTTCCCGGGATGGGGCCTGTACGGCGCCGGCAAGGCCGCGCTCGAGTCCCTCACCGAATCACTCGCCGGGGAGGTGGCCGAGCACGGGATCGCGGTCAACCTGATCGAACCCGGATACATGCGCACGGACTTCCTGCGTCCGCAATCCCTCGGTCTGCCGCAGGAGACCAACGACGCCTACCCCGCGATCCGCGAGATGGTCGAACAGCACCTGCGGATGCCGGGCACTCAGCTCGGCGACCCCTCGAAGGCGGCGACCGCGATCATCACCGTCGCGACGTCGGGCGACGCCCCGCTGCACCAGCTGCTCGGCTCCGACTCGGTCGGGCTTGCCGAGGTCCGCGTGCAGGCGCTCACGGCCGACATCGAGGCGGCACGCGGTCTCGCCGTCACGACGGACATCCCGGCGGCCTGA
- a CDS encoding sugar transferase: protein MTAQPSLPLLAPKTRRLSRRAPLVHGGNPPAVARASDRSWPRRYRRRLLASDTLVLTLAALGALWAGPEHAGPGQPWTTVGTEVLVTSVLVVLGWLGSLSVFGTRHARVVGIGVTEYRRVLSASALSFAALALLLALAAQHDHLPMFVGVFAGGTAGLLLTRWGWRNWLGHRRENGEYLFDALVVGTRSEVEYVAARINSKFGAGYRVVGAALPATTTNTAPIPTADRDVPLVADLDHVASAARALDIDAVVVAGQPESDRQFIRDLSWALEGTVTELVLASRLTDVAGPRIHFRPVEGLPLMHVELPQFSGGKHLVKRGLDVTLSAIGLLVLLPLLAGIALAVRLDSDGPALFRQERVGKSGQTFRMLKFRSMITDAEARLPELLGANQGSGVLFKLKHDPRVTRVGRVLRKYSLDELPQLWNVLVGDMSLVGPRPPLQREVDGYASHVHRRLFIKPGLTGMWQVNGRSDLSWDESVRLDLYYVENWSLTGDLVILWRTLRVLVNGSGAY, encoded by the coding sequence ATGACTGCGCAACCCTCGTTGCCCCTTCTCGCCCCCAAGACCCGACGGCTGAGCCGCCGTGCACCTCTCGTGCACGGTGGGAACCCGCCGGCCGTCGCCCGTGCGAGTGACCGCTCCTGGCCCCGGCGCTATCGCCGCCGGCTGCTCGCGAGCGACACACTCGTGCTGACCCTCGCCGCGCTCGGTGCCCTCTGGGCAGGTCCCGAGCACGCGGGGCCGGGCCAGCCGTGGACGACCGTCGGTACCGAAGTGCTCGTCACCTCGGTGCTCGTCGTCCTCGGCTGGCTCGGAAGTCTCTCGGTCTTCGGCACGCGGCACGCCCGCGTCGTCGGCATCGGGGTCACCGAGTACCGCCGGGTCCTGAGTGCGAGCGCCCTCTCGTTCGCTGCGCTCGCCCTGCTGCTCGCGCTCGCCGCGCAGCACGACCACCTCCCCATGTTCGTCGGCGTCTTCGCCGGCGGCACCGCCGGGCTCCTGCTCACCCGCTGGGGCTGGCGGAACTGGCTCGGACACCGTCGCGAGAACGGGGAGTACCTCTTCGACGCCCTCGTGGTCGGCACCCGTTCCGAGGTCGAATACGTCGCGGCGCGCATCAACTCGAAGTTCGGCGCCGGGTACCGCGTCGTCGGCGCGGCGCTCCCGGCGACCACGACGAACACGGCGCCCATCCCCACCGCCGACCGTGACGTTCCGCTCGTCGCCGACCTCGATCACGTCGCCTCCGCCGCACGTGCGCTCGACATCGACGCCGTCGTCGTGGCCGGACAGCCCGAGAGCGACCGGCAGTTCATCCGCGACCTCAGCTGGGCACTCGAAGGCACCGTGACCGAACTCGTGCTGGCCTCGCGCCTGACCGACGTCGCCGGCCCGCGCATCCACTTCCGCCCCGTCGAGGGGCTGCCGCTCATGCACGTCGAGCTGCCGCAGTTCAGCGGCGGCAAGCATCTCGTCAAGCGCGGCCTCGACGTCACCCTCTCCGCCATCGGTCTGCTCGTCCTGCTCCCCCTGCTCGCGGGCATCGCCCTCGCGGTCCGGCTCGACAGCGACGGCCCGGCCCTGTTCCGTCAGGAGCGGGTCGGCAAGTCGGGCCAGACCTTCCGGATGCTGAAGTTCCGGTCGATGATCACCGACGCCGAGGCGCGGCTCCCCGAGCTGCTCGGGGCGAACCAGGGCTCCGGCGTGCTCTTCAAGCTCAAGCACGACCCGCGGGTCACCCGCGTCGGCCGGGTGCTGCGCAAGTACTCGCTCGACGAGCTGCCGCAGCTGTGGAACGTGCTCGTGGGCGACATGAGCCTCGTCGGACCGCGACCGCCCCTCCAGCGGGAGGTCGACGGCTACGCGTCCCACGTGCACCGCCGCCTGTTCATCAAGCCCGGACTCACCGGCATGTGGCAGGTCAACGGCCGCTCCGACCTCAGCTGGGACGAGAGCGTGCGGCTCGACCTCTACTACGTGGAGAACTGGTCGCTCACCGGTGACCTCGTCATCCTGTGGCGCACCCTCCGCGTTCTCGTCAACGGCTCCGGGGCCTACTGA
- a CDS encoding adenylyltransferase/cytidyltransferase family protein encodes MSRVVGYAAGGFDLFHVGHLNILRHAKSRCDHLIAGVVSDERLIATKGTTPVVPLAERLEIVRHIDVVDEAVAEDAEKVEMWRALRFDVFFKGDDWRDTEKGRRVEAELAPYGVRVVYFPYTMSTSSTRLRRALDALDSRGRATREAAGAQDD; translated from the coding sequence ATGTCGCGGGTCGTCGGCTACGCCGCGGGCGGCTTCGACCTCTTCCACGTCGGGCACCTCAACATCCTCAGGCACGCCAAGAGCCGCTGCGACCACCTCATCGCCGGGGTGGTCTCCGACGAGAGGCTGATCGCCACGAAGGGCACCACGCCGGTGGTGCCGCTCGCGGAACGGCTCGAGATCGTGCGGCACATCGACGTGGTCGATGAGGCCGTCGCCGAAGACGCGGAGAAGGTCGAGATGTGGCGGGCGCTGCGGTTCGACGTGTTCTTCAAGGGAGACGACTGGCGTGACACCGAGAAAGGGCGCCGCGTGGAAGCGGAGCTCGCCCCCTACGGCGTGCGGGTCGTGTACTTCCCCTACACGATGAGCACGTCAAGCACCCGTCTGCGTCGTGCGCTCGACGCCCTCGACTCCCGCGGCCGCGCGACGCGTGAAGCGGCGGGGGCGCAGGATGACTGA
- a CDS encoding fibrinogen-like YCDxxxxGGGW domain-containing protein: protein MSSLPFAVSRRAATRAAALGAALAVAASLLLPATSPARAAVTADGASPGTAAASCWEVKQNNPAAESGIYWILTPALVAPEQFYCDQQTDGGGWVLVARGRQGWKGQYNGLRSAETLRETITGTAAFPVAQLPATTVDGLLNKGRVDALADGVRLRRAMNTAGTTWQEVRFKFANRDRWVWTFGAEHRVGAYSFNGVTGSGGQTASFGRDSAYQRVDSTAPTAQNFLGGLAYGSQVTGTTSSSSYLWSAVDGRGSARPFTQMFLRPKLLTADLDFGTIPDTGAPASAQSALPESDALRTVWGVSGLGAGGTSELATEVSAFAQIGDTVYVGGNFLYVQRTENATGADRIAQPYLAAFNVDTGEWISSFRPVLNNQVKALIGLPDGRLAVGGRFTTANGETRNNLVVVDAATGATAPGWQLQVENRTSGGVPQVRGFAASSTHLYVSGAFTHLVRPNGVATSTWNGARVNLSTGAPDGNWNPRLNGTSIGVEAASAGDRTYYSGYFRMSGTVETLSGTALQTTAGAAVVQPLWVPQFSKPGTNNTGNIWQLGVAEAGGKVWLGGSEHSLFAYDRSTFERKAGFITKNGGDFQAVEGSGPLVFGGCHCGDFVYSNAYSWSDIGSGWTQGDKMNLIGAWDAASGAYQQQFSPIVQSRRGFGAWALFQDSRGTLWAGGDFSDSVRAGEANQWSGGFIRFRARDTAAPTTPGSAAITPLSPSSARLSWTGSSDDRGVARYEVLRDARVIATTNATTFDVPIGDAPQRYFVRAVDAAGNRSATTAALVAAPPSESELTLVALASTWSWRYDSTAWPTDWRTPAFDASAWNTGPAPLGFGSASLGTDIAAGLATPKPLSAQFRHSFELDDPATVTNAVIRVRADDGVVVYVNGQEVGRTNLPTGTLTQNTYATAAPRTTTAAANAQVFAVPSNLLVDGTNVIAVSTHLNYRSTPDVSFDLGFTATRNG, encoded by the coding sequence ATGTCCTCCCTCCCCTTCGCCGTATCCCGGCGCGCCGCGACCCGCGCGGCCGCGCTGGGTGCCGCTCTCGCCGTCGCGGCGAGCCTGCTCCTGCCGGCGACCTCGCCCGCCCGTGCGGCCGTCACCGCCGACGGCGCCTCCCCCGGCACCGCCGCCGCCTCCTGCTGGGAGGTCAAGCAGAACAACCCGGCCGCCGAGAGCGGTATCTACTGGATCCTCACACCTGCGCTCGTCGCACCCGAGCAGTTCTACTGCGACCAGCAGACCGACGGCGGAGGATGGGTGCTCGTCGCCCGCGGCCGCCAGGGCTGGAAGGGGCAGTACAACGGGCTCCGCAGCGCGGAGACGCTGCGCGAGACCATCACCGGCACCGCCGCATTCCCCGTCGCCCAGCTCCCCGCGACCACGGTGGACGGGCTCCTCAACAAGGGCCGCGTCGACGCGCTCGCCGACGGTGTGCGACTGCGTCGCGCGATGAACACGGCCGGCACCACCTGGCAGGAGGTGCGGTTCAAGTTCGCCAACCGCGACCGCTGGGTGTGGACGTTCGGCGCCGAGCATCGCGTCGGCGCCTACAGCTTCAACGGCGTGACCGGATCCGGCGGACAGACCGCCTCCTTCGGCCGCGACTCCGCCTACCAGCGCGTCGACTCGACCGCGCCCACCGCCCAGAACTTCCTCGGCGGCCTCGCCTACGGGTCGCAGGTCACCGGCACCACGTCGAGCTCGTCGTACCTCTGGTCCGCCGTCGACGGGCGCGGGAGCGCGCGCCCCTTCACGCAGATGTTCCTGCGTCCGAAGCTCCTGACCGCCGACCTCGACTTCGGCACCATCCCCGACACCGGTGCCCCCGCGTCGGCGCAGAGCGCGCTGCCGGAGAGCGACGCGCTCCGCACCGTGTGGGGCGTCTCGGGACTCGGCGCGGGCGGGACGAGCGAACTCGCGACCGAGGTCTCGGCCTTCGCGCAGATCGGCGACACGGTCTACGTGGGCGGCAACTTCCTCTACGTGCAACGCACGGAGAACGCGACGGGGGCCGACCGCATCGCACAGCCCTACCTCGCCGCCTTCAACGTCGACACCGGCGAATGGATCAGCTCCTTCCGCCCCGTGCTCAACAATCAGGTGAAGGCGCTCATCGGGCTTCCCGACGGCCGACTCGCGGTCGGCGGCCGCTTCACGACCGCCAACGGCGAGACCCGCAACAATCTCGTCGTCGTGGATGCCGCGACCGGCGCCACCGCCCCCGGATGGCAACTGCAGGTCGAGAACCGCACCTCGGGTGGCGTCCCGCAGGTGCGCGGGTTCGCCGCGTCGTCCACACACCTCTACGTCTCGGGTGCGTTCACCCACCTCGTGCGCCCGAACGGCGTCGCCACGAGCACGTGGAACGGCGCGCGGGTGAATCTCTCCACCGGCGCCCCGGACGGCAACTGGAACCCGCGGCTCAACGGCACATCCATCGGCGTCGAGGCCGCGAGCGCCGGCGACCGCACCTACTACTCCGGATACTTCCGGATGAGCGGCACCGTGGAGACGTTGAGCGGCACCGCGCTGCAGACCACCGCGGGCGCCGCGGTCGTGCAGCCGCTCTGGGTTCCGCAGTTCAGCAAGCCCGGCACCAACAACACCGGCAACATCTGGCAGCTCGGTGTGGCCGAAGCGGGAGGCAAGGTGTGGCTGGGTGGATCGGAGCACAGCCTCTTCGCGTACGACCGGAGCACGTTCGAGCGCAAGGCCGGCTTCATCACGAAGAACGGCGGCGACTTCCAGGCGGTCGAAGGATCTGGACCGCTCGTCTTCGGCGGCTGCCACTGCGGCGACTTCGTGTATTCGAACGCGTACAGCTGGTCGGACATCGGCAGCGGGTGGACTCAGGGCGACAAGATGAACCTCATCGGCGCCTGGGATGCCGCGAGCGGCGCCTACCAGCAGCAGTTCAGCCCGATCGTGCAGTCCCGCCGTGGATTCGGCGCGTGGGCGCTCTTCCAGGATTCGCGCGGCACCCTGTGGGCCGGCGGCGACTTCTCGGACTCCGTGCGGGCCGGCGAGGCGAACCAGTGGTCGGGCGGGTTCATCCGCTTCCGCGCACGCGACACCGCCGCGCCGACGACGCCCGGCAGCGCCGCGATCACACCGCTGAGTCCGTCGAGCGCCCGTCTGTCCTGGACGGGTTCGAGCGACGACCGCGGGGTCGCGCGCTACGAGGTGCTGCGCGACGCCCGGGTCATCGCGACGACGAACGCGACGACGTTCGACGTGCCGATCGGTGACGCTCCGCAGCGGTACTTCGTGCGTGCGGTGGACGCCGCGGGCAACCGGTCCGCGACGACGGCGGCGCTCGTCGCCGCTCCCCCGTCGGAATCGGAGCTCACGCTCGTCGCCCTGGCGTCCACGTGGAGCTGGCGTTACGACAGCACAGCCTGGCCCACCGATTGGCGTACGCCGGCGTTCGACGCGAGCGCGTGGAACACCGGCCCGGCCCCGCTGGGCTTCGGGTCGGCGTCCCTCGGCACCGACATCGCCGCCGGCCTCGCGACGCCGAAGCCGCTCAGCGCACAGTTCCGCCACTCGTTCGAGCTCGACGACCCCGCGACGGTGACCAACGCCGTCATCCGGGTGCGGGCCGACGATGGAGTGGTCGTGTACGTCAACGGGCAGGAGGTCGGGCGCACGAATCTCCCGACGGGCACGTTGACGCAGAACACCTACGCGACCGCCGCCCCGCGCACGACCACGGCGGCGGCGAACGCGCAGGTGTTCGCCGTGCCGAGCAATCTGCTCGTCGACGGCACCAACGTCATCGCCGTCTCCACCCATTTGAACTACCGGTCCACGCCGGACGTGAGCTTCGATCTCGGGTTCACGGCCACGAGGAACGGGTGA
- a CDS encoding CDP-alcohol phosphatidyltransferase family protein, with protein sequence MPAYLRWVNRGLGRQAAAVAYTLGLTPGAVTAASALVSLAAIVVLVTAPLPGTWAVLASVLLLVGYALDSADGQLARLTGTASRAGEWLDHVVDAVRLPLLHAALAWALIRIDAPAWSVAVALAFAVLASSWFFSQTLAEKLAPPERSASDAPAWVSFVKLPYDTGTLYLLVIALIWLPAFLVLYTALFAGTLVVAAGSLRRKYRMLAEQPAP encoded by the coding sequence GTGCCCGCCTACCTGCGCTGGGTCAATCGGGGACTCGGCAGGCAGGCCGCCGCGGTCGCGTACACGCTCGGGCTCACGCCCGGCGCCGTGACCGCGGCGAGCGCCCTCGTGTCGCTCGCGGCGATCGTCGTGCTCGTCACGGCGCCGCTGCCCGGCACCTGGGCGGTTCTCGCCTCGGTGCTCCTGCTCGTCGGCTATGCGCTCGATTCCGCCGACGGCCAGCTGGCCCGACTCACCGGCACCGCTTCACGCGCGGGCGAATGGCTGGATCACGTCGTCGATGCGGTGCGGCTGCCGCTGCTGCACGCCGCACTCGCGTGGGCGTTGATCCGCATCGACGCCCCCGCGTGGAGCGTCGCCGTGGCCCTCGCGTTCGCGGTGCTCGCCTCGTCGTGGTTCTTCTCCCAGACGTTGGCCGAGAAGCTCGCCCCGCCGGAGCGGTCCGCATCGGATGCGCCGGCCTGGGTGTCGTTCGTGAAGCTGCCGTATGACACCGGCACGCTCTACCTGCTCGTCATCGCGCTGATCTGGCTGCCCGCGTTCCTCGTGCTGTACACGGCGCTCTTCGCGGGCACCCTCGTCGTCGCCGCAGGCTCCCTGCGCCGCAAGTACCGGATGCTCGCCGAGCAGCCGGCGCCGTGA